ACCTTCGAGCATATTTGATCGCACGCAGCATACCCGAGATGCCGCGTTTACCAAACCCGCCCGGCACAAGGATCGCATCATAGTCCTGAAGGTCACTTTCGTAGTTGTCCTTCATCAGGTTCTCTGATTCGATCCAGGTTACGTTTACGCGCAGGTCATTCGCAACGCCCGCATGCGTCAGCGCCTCGCGAAGCGATTTGTACGAGTCCTCGAGTTCAACGTATTTGCCTACGATCGCGATCTTGACCGAACCGCCCGACGGGTCTTTGATCGTCGATACGAGGTCTCGCCAGCTCTTGAGATCTGCGGACGGAAATCGTTCGGTCAATTGGAGGTCCTTTACTATGAGTTCGTCCAAACCCTGTTCGTGAAATGCGAGCGGAACTTCATAAATGGTCGGAACGTCGAGGGCAGAGATCACGGCGTTCTCCTGCACGTTACAGAAGAGTGCGATCTTTCGGCGCATATCTACCGAGATCGGTCGATCCGAACGGCACAACAGTATATCCGGAGCGATACCGATCTCACGAAGTTCTCGAACGCTGTGCTGAGTAGGCTTGGTCTTTAATTCTCCGGCAGCCGCAATATAAGGCACAAGCGTGACGTGGACGAAGATCGCATTGCCGCGGCCCTCTTCGTTGCCCATTTGACGGATCGCCTCGAGAAACGGCAGCGATTCGATATCGCCGACCGTTCCGCCGATCTCGACGATCAACACATCCGGCTCATGGATCTCAGCGACCGTTCTTACTGCCGCTTTTATTTCATCGGTTATATGCGGTATGACCTGGATCGTCTTTCCGAGATAATCGCCCCGACGCTCTTTTTCAATGACCGAAAGATAGATGCGTCCGCTCGTCCAGTTATTCGCCTGCGAGAGTTTCGCGTGCGTAAATCGTTCATAATGACCGAGGTCGAGGTCAGTCTCAGCGCCGTCGTCAGTCACATAAACCTCTCCGTGCTGAAACGGTGACATCGTGCCCGGATCGACATTGATGTATGGATCGAGCTTCATCATCTGAACGCTCATGCCGCGAGCCTCAAGCAGACATCCAAGCGAACTAGCCGCCAGCCCTTTGCCCAGACTCGAAACCACACCGCCCGTCACGAATATGTACTTTGTCATTAATTACTCCTTAGATCCGGCAACTTGATCATTATTGATTCCAACAACACTCCGTCACGCCTCACCTTCAGATTTCCCGTCCCCTTTCTTCTTTCGGTAGCGGCCGTCCTTCATCTGCATTTCCACTTCTTTTGCCTTTGCTGCTTCGGGATTGAGCAGTTCCTGCAGTGCGTTCATACTGGCCCCGAGCATCGAGGCACTCTCGGCCGCGTTTCGCTCAAATTCCTCGTTCGTTCGTGTCACGGGAATGGAGATGACCCTGAGCCCAATGATGGCCCCTGCGACGACCAGTAAAATCACTGCCAATCCGATCCAGTCATTCATATTGCTAATGCGGATCGCAAGTATTGAGCTTCCGCGTTCGCTCAATTACAGGTGACCACGGGCTTCGGATGCCCGGAGATCGATCAACGATCGCACAAGTTCAAGGTCCTCTGCTGTGTCAACGCCGACCGAGGTACCGACCGCATCAACCACCCGAATCCTCGCACCATTTTCCAAAGCCCGCAATTGTTCGAGCATCTCGAACCGTTCGAGCCCGGTCGGGCGCATTTTTGCGAACTTTAACAAAAACTCCCGCCGATACACGTAAAGTCCGGTGTGTTTTCGAAAATTTGAAAGCAGTTCAGGATCTGCCTCGATCGCCTTGTTCAAATCACCGCCATACCTCAACGTGGCCTCGCGAGGCCACGGTATCGGGGAACGAGAAAAATATACGGCGTAGCCATTGTCGCCCACCGCTACTTTCACGTTGTTTCCGTTCAACAGTTCGGTAACGCTCGAGATCGGTTCGCATGTAGTCGACAGATCCGCCGAATCGTCCGCGAGCAGACCATTGACAGCAGCATCGATCGTTTCCGGTGGTATCACAGGTTCGTCGCCCTGAACGTTCACGACGATGGCACGTTCAGGCAAATTTTCTGCAACCTCAGCTATCCGGTCGCTGCCAGAACTATGCGATCCTGCAGTCATTACTGCTTCGGTACCCGATGCCGTTACGACTTCGAATATCCGTTCGTCGTCGGTAGCAACGATCACACGGCCCACGGTCCCGGCCGACCGTGCCCGCTCTATCGTATGTAAGATCAAGGGTTTACCAGCGATCGGCAAAAGCATCTTTCCGGGCAGGCGCAAAGATGCAAACCTTGCGGGAATGATCGCTATTACATTTTGTTTGGGGTTATCCCCGTGATGCTCCACGGGCTTTTAGACTATATCCAAATCGTCCGAAATTCAAGACTCGAACGCGGAAACTTGGAAGTTGGCGTTTCATTCAGTAAACTTCGACAGTGGAATTGCCCTCTAATGAACCAATGGTCGCCGAAGTTTTCGAATCGTCCTCGGAACCTATTGAACGCATTGACCCTAACGACCCATCATGGAGCGTATGGATCGCCTTCGGGGTTTGGGCCGCCAGCGTTGCGGCGATCATCTTCGTTCCCGGCTTGTTTTTGCTTTCGTACTTAGCGTCTGTCGGCGTGAGCCTCTCCGATAGCGAGCAACTGGCGAAATTTTCGGTTACAGATCCTATGGCGATCATAGTTCAGATCGCCGCCGTAATTCCGGCACACCTTTTCACGCTTGCACTCGTATGGGTAGTTGTGACCGGTTTTAACCGAAAGCCATTTTTCGAATCATTGGGTTGGGATTCCGCCGGACTTAAATGGTGGCATTACCTCGCAATGATGGGAGCATTCGTTGCAATTTCACTCGCGGTCGTTAACGTGGTACCCGTGAAGCCGGACGATATGGAGCGAATAATAAGAAGTTCGCGAACTGCTCTTTACCTTGTAGTTGTGATGGCGGTCGTCACGGCTCCGTTGGTCGAGGAAGTTGTTTACCGCGGGGTGCTTTATTCGGCATTTCAGAAGCGGATCGGCGTTACGGCTGCCGTCGCGCTTGTCACATTTTTATTTACAATAGTGCATGTCCCGCAGTATGCCGAAAATCCTGCAAAGATCGCATTGCTTGCGATGTTGAGCCTTGCCTTGACCTGGCTGCGTGCGTTTACCGGAAGTCTCTTGCCCAGCGTTGTTCTTCATACATTGATCAACGCATCACAATCCGCTCTTTTGTTGGTCGAACCCTATTTGGCCGAGCGTTCGACTATTGAAACGATTTCTTTCTATTACCGTTGAAACTAGAGAAGGCCTCTTCCGAAGAGGCCCTCTGAAAAAATCGCCTTAGGACTGGTCATGGCTTCTGTCCAGTGCTGCGCTGCACAGGCGCACTGACGATCACCGGCGGCGGCTCGAACGTACGGGACGACTCTTTGCCTGCCCCCGTATCGACCGGGTTATCGAAAACACGGCGTCCGCGCGACTCACCCTCCATTTTCATGAACGGCGGAGCTTCTGATGCCATCGACCGCGGAACTCTGCTGCTGACCTTGTTCGGCGTTGATGGCGGCTGCGTCGGCGGCAAATAGATCACCGGCGGGAGATTGTAATGCCAGATGTCCCAGCCGTACCAATATCCATATGGCGATCCCCATCCGCGTCCAAACGGAAGGAAGCAGTGATAGCGCCGAAACGGATCGTAAACCCATAACCCGAAAGAATCGAACATATTCCATCGGTTACCGAGGAAAGATCGCATCAAGGTTGGTCTCAAAATACGCGGGTCGAGCGAAGAGCTGATCTTCGCCATTTCTTTCGCACGCGACTTGCTCCATGCTTCAAGTCCGTCGTCTCCGGAGCTCTTGAACTTCGCGATCGACGCCTGGCCATTAACCAATACGCCTTGACGCCCCTTCTTGATCTCAGCGTCGGCTGAACCATCGACGAGAGCCTTCCCCTTCAGAACCGACAATCTTCCGTTTTTGCCGGCAACGTCAACCCGATAAATTCCCGATTGAACTATTACGAATATGCTATCAGGTGTCTGGACCCTGACGGTGAAATCGTTACTCGCGTGAACTTCAAGCATCGCGGAACCGCTTTCTACGAGCAGTTGAAGATCGTCAAGCGAGGTCGTTTTGAACTCGAAAGCTGATGATCCGCCAAGACGGATGTAAGATCCAGGATTCAGGAGAATTTCGGCCTTCCCGTCGTTTCCAGTCGAAACACGGTCGCCGATCTCGAGTGAGTCGCCTTTTATGAGGCGACCGCTTTGACCCGACTTCCGTACGACACCGACGGCCCCCTCGACGTAATTGACCCCACCGGCTTTGGCCGAAATGACGTATTTGTCGCCTAGAGCCGCCGAGATCGTTTCACTTTGTGCAAATGAGCAAACAGCCATCGATATCAATGCTGCAAACAATGCAAAACTACGTGACACGGTCGACTTCATAATATTTTCTCCTTTGGGAAGAGTCTCAACAATCGTAGGCTTTCTACGCAAAATACGCAACTTTTTGTTGTCAATACGATGTGAAGCGCGGTGAAAAAGTTTGCAGAATATTTTTTTTCCGAACAACCAAACGTACCGTGTCGTAATCATACAGGCGTCCGGAAACTTGATCCGGAGCACATTTGGAATTGATATGGCAACCTTTAGGGATCCGGCACAATGTTTCGCACCGCTCGAAGTTATCGAGAGGCTGCTTGAGATAAGGGCCGACCTGGGTTTCCCCGAAACTCTCTATCTCGTTCGTTCGGAAGAGCTTACTGATTTTCTTGACGCCTACGGGTTCGATATTTACGCGTTTTCTATTCAGAATGAAAAGATCAAATATGGCGATTATCGGACCCCTGTGGTCCCTGGCGGAGACAATCATCACCTTTCGTTAAAGGCACACTAGTCGAGATCGCAGATACCAAGTATCAACTGAAAGAGCCCGGAAGATGCTTCAAACACTTGAACCCTTCCGGGTTCTTTTTTTTTGATCAAAGAGCCTTTACGATAAAAAGCGTCCCGTCATCGTCGAGAAATTTTCGCTCGGTGAAGTCGGCCACACCCTTTCTTATATAATCGATCATCCGTTTTGCAGGCATTTCGATACATTCGAGCACGCTCTTCGCAAAGCGCTCGGTCCCGTATTCCTCGCCATCTTCATTAGCCGCCTCGGTGATACCGTCAGTATAGATGACCATTACCTGGCCTTGTTCGAAACGAATGAAATGCTGATGATATTGAGCGTCGCTGAACATCCCCAGCGGTGTATCGCCGTATTCGACGTACCTGAATTCACCATTCGGCTTTATCAGCATTGGCGGATTATGACCGGCATTCGAGAATACGAACGTCCTGTTTGTGCCGTCGAGGATACCGTAAATCGCGGTGATGAACTGATGGTCTTCTGTAGAGTCCCATAACAAGTTGTTCACCTTCGATAATGCGATGTGCGGTGCGTACCCGATCTGAACTCCGGCCCTAAGCGACGCACGAAGAAACGACATCAAAAGCGCCGCAGGGATCCCTTTCCCAACTGCATCTGCAACAATTATCCCGATCTGATCGTCAAAGATCCTGACCCAATCATAATAATCTCCGGAAACCTCTTCGGTCGGAAAGATATATGCGCTGATATCGAAATTCGAGAATTCAGGGTCCGCATCAGGCAGAAGTTCAAGTTGGACCTGACGCGCGATCTCGAGCTGTGCCTCGATACGCTTCTTTTCGATCGCCTGTTCCTGCAATTTGCTCTTTTCAATGATGATCGCGACCTGCGATGCCAGAAGCTGCAGGATCGAAAGATCGTCTTCGTTGTAGGCATTCAGTCGGTCACTTTCTAGATCGAACGCACCAATTACCTTATCGTTCGAAATTATCGGTGCCACCATTTCCGATCTGGTCTGCACACGAGCCTTAAAATATCGCTTGTCCTCACTAACGTCGGGCGAAATTATAGGGCTCCCTGTTTGCGAGACGTGTCCGATGAACCCCTCACCAAGGCGCAGCCGCGGCTCGATCAGTGCGAATGGGATATCGTAACCTCGTATGACCTTCGACTTGAGAACATAATGGCTCGGATCTTCAACTGATTGCTCTATCAAATAGATTCCCGCCGCGTCATAGGGCAGAAGCGAATCGAGTGTTTCCATCACGAGGTTCAGAACCTCGTCAAGGTCGAGCGATCTGCTGATCTTCTTCGTGATATCGAGCAGCATCCTCAGCTTATCGACCACGGTCAAGCTTGTGTCGTGAGACGCCGTAGGTTTTGTTGGGTTTGGCTGATCCATCGCCTAAATCGAGCGGAAAACGTGTTCTTTGTAACTCTCCCAAAGCCGCGAGACCTTCATCCGATATTCGACCAACGCGCGGCTCACGCGGTAATGGCTGGCTATCTCGGCCGAGGTCAACCCGCGCTCGATCAACTCTTTGAGCCCAAGAAACGGAACCAACGCCGCGGCCCCTGTCGCGTAAGCTTCCTCTTCGATCTCGGCATTGTAATCGCGGGCGATCGAATTACCCTGTGCATCACGATTTTCGACCGCCAGCCGGCTCGGCTTATGACCAAGAAAGACATGGCTGATCTCTTCCATAAGTGTAGCATTATGCCGATTCTTACCATGTGTCGGATTGAGAATGATCAGCCTGCTGCCGTCAGGCAGTTTATGTGACGCGGCACCGCCGGACCATTTATCGCGGGCCTCACCCAATAGGTGTTTTCGGGCTTCTTCGCTTAGTTCGGCGACTTGATCAAAAGTTACGACAAGGAGTTTGGCGTATCTCGCAAGCGAAAACGGATCAAGTGGCTGAGTATCGTCGCGCAAGCCGGCGAACTGTCGGAGTCCCTGTGCCCGAAGCTCATGATGACGGCCTTTTTGGGTTGGAGGAAGCTGATCGGTATCCACGACGGATGGTACTGAGAGCCCGCATTTTCCGCGAAGAATCATCGGAGGTTCGGCGCCGGTGCACCCCCAGCTCGCAGAACGCAGGTTCTTACACTCAGATGACCTTGAATTCAGAATCGACGTCTTCGTCAGAAAGCGCGACGCGATAGTTTTTGGACTGTTTCTGTTTCGTGATAAGCAGGTCGTCTTTCGTCTTCAGCAGGTCGGCACGGTTATATACCGAGATCTCGAAATTATAGCCATGCGTAATGGCATCTTTCGGGCACGCCTCGACACAAAACCCGCAAAAGATGCAACGGCCATAATCGATATTGTAGACTTTGGCATATCGTTCATCTCGACCAATACGTTCGGCATACGGCCTCGGGTCGTCAGCCGCTTCGATATAAATACAATCCGAGGGACATGCGGCAGCACATAAATAACACGCGACACATTTTTCTTTCCCCGCCTCATCGACATGAAGAAGGTGCTGACCTCGGTAACGTGGCTGAACCGTCACCGGCTCGTCCGGGTAATGGACGGTCCACTTCTGCCTAGGGATCTCTGAAAGTGTCCGCCGCATGCCTTTGAGGACTGCAGTGGTTGATTGGATTACATCTGAAATGATCGACATCGTTTCCCCAAATACCAATTGATCACGTTACATTCCCTGCGCCTGCATTATCAACTGAAGGCCGCCAAAAAAGAACAAGAAAATGAAATACGCAACACTGATCAAAAATCCTAATATTCCAGTAATTATTCCGCCCAGTGCAAGACCGGCTCCGCCATAATTTTGCGG
The DNA window shown above is from Chloracidobacterium sp. and carries:
- a CDS encoding CTP synthase encodes the protein MTKYIFVTGGVVSSLGKGLAASSLGCLLEARGMSVQMMKLDPYINVDPGTMSPFQHGEVYVTDDGAETDLDLGHYERFTHAKLSQANNWTSGRIYLSVIEKERRGDYLGKTIQVIPHITDEIKAAVRTVAEIHEPDVLIVEIGGTVGDIESLPFLEAIRQMGNEEGRGNAIFVHVTLVPYIAAAGELKTKPTQHSVRELREIGIAPDILLCRSDRPISVDMRRKIALFCNVQENAVISALDVPTIYEVPLAFHEQGLDELIVKDLQLTERFPSADLKSWRDLVSTIKDPSGGSVKIAIVGKYVELEDSYKSLREALTHAGVANDLRVNVTWIESENLMKDNYESDLQDYDAILVPGGFGKRGISGMLRAIKYARRSGTPYFGICLGMQTACIEFARDVCGLRDADSTEFNEETPFPIIFKLRDLVGVDELGGTMRLGAWECDLKLDSLAREVYHGAERISERHRHRYEFNPEYREVLEREGLVISGISPDGKFVEMIELPREIHPYFIACQFHPEYRSKPLDAHPLFTSFVKAAWENRLRSENLEHDVTSEKQVEIPERAEVASEE
- the kdsB gene encoding 3-deoxy-manno-octulosonate cytidylyltransferase — translated: MEHHGDNPKQNVIAIIPARFASLRLPGKMLLPIAGKPLILHTIERARSAGTVGRVIVATDDERIFEVVTASGTEAVMTAGSHSSGSDRIAEVAENLPERAIVVNVQGDEPVIPPETIDAAVNGLLADDSADLSTTCEPISSVTELLNGNNVKVAVGDNGYAVYFSRSPIPWPREATLRYGGDLNKAIEADPELLSNFRKHTGLYVYRREFLLKFAKMRPTGLERFEMLEQLRALENGARIRVVDAVGTSVGVDTAEDLELVRSLIDLRASEARGHL
- a CDS encoding CPBP family intramembrane metalloprotease, with amino-acid sequence MVAEVFESSSEPIERIDPNDPSWSVWIAFGVWAASVAAIIFVPGLFLLSYLASVGVSLSDSEQLAKFSVTDPMAIIVQIAAVIPAHLFTLALVWVVVTGFNRKPFFESLGWDSAGLKWWHYLAMMGAFVAISLAVVNVVPVKPDDMERIIRSSRTALYLVVVMAVVTAPLVEEVVYRGVLYSAFQKRIGVTAAVALVTFLFTIVHVPQYAENPAKIALLAMLSLALTWLRAFTGSLLPSVVLHTLINASQSALLLVEPYLAERSTIETISFYYR
- a CDS encoding FecR domain-containing protein, with the translated sequence MKSTVSRSFALFAALISMAVCSFAQSETISAALGDKYVISAKAGGVNYVEGAVGVVRKSGQSGRLIKGDSLEIGDRVSTGNDGKAEILLNPGSYIRLGGSSAFEFKTTSLDDLQLLVESGSAMLEVHASNDFTVRVQTPDSIFVIVQSGIYRVDVAGKNGRLSVLKGKALVDGSADAEIKKGRQGVLVNGQASIAKFKSSGDDGLEAWSKSRAKEMAKISSSLDPRILRPTLMRSFLGNRWNMFDSFGLWVYDPFRRYHCFLPFGRGWGSPYGYWYGWDIWHYNLPPVIYLPPTQPPSTPNKVSSRVPRSMASEAPPFMKMEGESRGRRVFDNPVDTGAGKESSRTFEPPPVIVSAPVQRSTGQKP
- a CDS encoding SpoIIE family protein phosphatase; amino-acid sequence: MDQPNPTKPTASHDTSLTVVDKLRMLLDITKKISRSLDLDEVLNLVMETLDSLLPYDAAGIYLIEQSVEDPSHYVLKSKVIRGYDIPFALIEPRLRLGEGFIGHVSQTGSPIISPDVSEDKRYFKARVQTRSEMVAPIISNDKVIGAFDLESDRLNAYNEDDLSILQLLASQVAIIIEKSKLQEQAIEKKRIEAQLEIARQVQLELLPDADPEFSNFDISAYIFPTEEVSGDYYDWVRIFDDQIGIIVADAVGKGIPAALLMSFLRASLRAGVQIGYAPHIALSKVNNLLWDSTEDHQFITAIYGILDGTNRTFVFSNAGHNPPMLIKPNGEFRYVEYGDTPLGMFSDAQYHQHFIRFEQGQVMVIYTDGITEAANEDGEEYGTERFAKSVLECIEMPAKRMIDYIRKGVADFTERKFLDDDGTLFIVKAL
- a CDS encoding ImmA/IrrE family metallo-endopeptidase is translated as MILRGKCGLSVPSVVDTDQLPPTQKGRHHELRAQGLRQFAGLRDDTQPLDPFSLARYAKLLVVTFDQVAELSEEARKHLLGEARDKWSGGAASHKLPDGSRLIILNPTHGKNRHNATLMEEISHVFLGHKPSRLAVENRDAQGNSIARDYNAEIEEEAYATGAAALVPFLGLKELIERGLTSAEIASHYRVSRALVEYRMKVSRLWESYKEHVFRSI
- a CDS encoding NADH-quinone oxidoreductase subunit I, yielding MSIISDVIQSTTAVLKGMRRTLSEIPRQKWTVHYPDEPVTVQPRYRGQHLLHVDEAGKEKCVACYLCAAACPSDCIYIEAADDPRPYAERIGRDERYAKVYNIDYGRCIFCGFCVEACPKDAITHGYNFEISVYNRADLLKTKDDLLITKQKQSKNYRVALSDEDVDSEFKVI